The window AAGGGTGATTCCATCGCCAGGGTCGAGGGAGCCGGCACGGCGGCGGAAgccgatgcggcggcggcggcagaggaggCGGAAGCACGGCGCGGATCGAACGCGTcgtctgataccatgttagacaAACTAGGGTTTGGAACAATGCTCGATACCCTTGGTGGGTACGACTGTCATATATTTATAAGAGGGAACCGTACAAATACAGGATACGTTACAACACGTATATCTACAATATACTTAGTCTAACAAACCATGTGTTCTTCGGGTGTTGTTTAGCTAGATTTGCGTGGAGTGCGGTGAGAGAAGCTTTCAATCAGAATTGGAACGCGCACTCTAGCGACGACTTATTGCTTATATTGACGACGCAGAAGGGTGCCAACGCGAGGGTAGTGTGGCGTTGCGTAGGGGCGCTTCTTTGGTCTCTTAGACTGTGCGGAACAAAATCACCATAGAACATAAGTTTCCGGCACACCCAGCTGGCATCCTTTTCAAATGCCATATCTTCTTACAGGCTTGGGCACCGTTGGGGAAGCCGCGTGATGAGGACCGCATGACCAGGATCATGGAGCAGATCAAGCTGTGCATGGTGAATGCGCGGCAGGAAGAACATCCAGCTTGAGTATTTTGCGTTGAGCTACTTGTCTCGCTCCGCTTTTGTGTGTTAGTTAATGTCTTTGAACTGTCTCAGTGCCGGGCCTGCGAGCCCGAGGAACCTTTTAAAGTGGGTTGTAACGTTGATACCTTGTCTGGATGCTGCCTTggggctttattaatttaaagtgCGTCTTCGCTTAAAAAAAATCTCTTTGTGCGGTCATTTTGTTTTCCTCAACCACCAATTAAACACAATTGTTTCTGCTAATTCAAGTCGGCCGTGCTCCTCTGTACGATGGAAACATAGCTTACACCAAAAGCACAAAGGAACCTCCCGGCACTTCCTATTCTACACAGACGCCGTCGCATATCATCCTCACATCTCATGCATGCACGAGCCGTCGCGGTGTACTACTACCAGTCAGCAGTTCAGCACCCATCCGAGTCTGACCGACCCGGCGGATCGACAGGGCGACCGATCGATCGATCAGCTAAGCCTAATTAACGAGCTACTTTTGTCCCGTCCTATGAGTAATAATCTTGGCTGGGCCTTCGTTTCCCGCTCCGGCCGGGACCCTATTCCGCCGCCGCTAtcacctctcctcctcccctaTTTAACAAATCCCACTGCATGCACAAGCAACATGGCCAAAGGTCAAGGTACGTATGTACATGCAGAATATGAAGCTAACTAAGCTGGGCAGAGCACCAACCAAATCCCGGTCAGTCAGTTAAATCTTGGCGAACTCGCCTTCTCTGCACACCCCGACGTTGATCGTCATCGACCGGTTTTCCCCCTTCTTCGGCGACGATATCACCTTGCAGCAATTTCTCCTCGGAGACTGCGCGATTTGCAATGGCAGCAATGAACTCGTGAATTAACGACCAAAAATGTGTATCGTGTTTCAAGAATGGAAAGGGAGAAGCAAAAGCAGCGCGCGTGTGTGAGTGTGCTTACCCTTTTCCAGAGATCGGGGTCGGGCTTCTTGAGGACGACGATGTGGTCGAGGAGCGCGGCCGGGTCGGCGATGCGCCATCGGCAGGGCGGCGGCTTCACGCGGTGCCGCTCGTACTCCGTCACCGTCACGTTCCGGCGCCGGTCCATCCGCGAGTCGCGCATGTAGTACACGTTGGGCTTCTGGCACGGCTGCCGCGCCACGGGCCGCGTGTTGAACGAGTAGGCCGTGTAGTCGGCGCGCCGGTACCAGTTGAGGAACGACCGCACCGGCGTCTCCATCTCCCGCGGCGACAGCACCCCGCGCACCACCATCACCGCGAACCCCCACGACACCGACACCGTCCACTGGTGCTCCCCGTCGTAGCATACCGACTGCTGGGCCACCGCCGCCGAGTCAAGCCGCACGGGGCCGTCGTACAGCTTCCGCAGCGCCCCGGCCCGCGACGGCGTCGTCGGGAACACCGGCTCCAGGAAGTCGAGGTGGTGCAGCGTCACCAGCGGCGCCACGGGGTGCGCGCCCAGGAGGCCCAGCACGTCGCCCCACAGGTCGCACTGGTGGAACCCCGGGTGGCGCGTCAGGGGCACGCCCAGCTCCGACATGCACGCGTGGATGCGGTCGTCGCTGCCGTACAGCGCCGGGTACCGGTGCAGGCACCCGTCCTGCATCTTGGCCAGCTCCTCCGCCAGCGCGCGGCTGATggcgaagccgccgccgccgaacgcCATGCCGTAGGAGAAGATGAGGTTCTGGATGTGGCTCTCGGACGGCGACCCGATGTAGTACGGCTGCGTGTGGTCGTACCGGGACAGCACGTGCACCAGGTTCTCCGGGAGGAACACCGTGTCGT is drawn from Aegilops tauschii subsp. strangulata cultivar AL8/78 chromosome 1, Aet v6.0, whole genome shotgun sequence and contains these coding sequences:
- the LOC109742041 gene encoding uncharacterized protein; the encoded protein is MRGGGGAGDKQPANGMHSGAGGASAGKPRSYFLYGILLYVVLPVLFLYMVVAAISPIYNPRCSPEGAGAMVHFVVANPNASSSNTSMRPPMVSADDAPTGLRHIVFGIGASSALWESRKEYIKLWWRPGRMRGFVWMDKPVEEFYSKSSRTGLPAIMVSSDTSKFPYTHGAGSRSALRISRIVSESYRLGLPGVRWFVMGDDDTVFLPENLVHVLSRYDHTQPYYIGSPSESHIQNLIFSYGMAFGGGGFAISRALAEELAKMQDGCLHRYPALYGSDDRIHACMSELGVPLTRHPGFHQCDLWGDVLGLLGAHPVAPLVTLHHLDFLEPVFPTTPSRAGALRKLYDGPVRLDSAAVAQQSVCYDGEHQWTVSVSWGFAVMVVRGVLSPREMETPVRSFLNWYRRADYTAYSFNTRPVARQPCQKPNVYYMRDSRMDRRRNVTVTEYERHRVKPPPCRWRIADPAALLDHIVVLKKPDPDLWKRSPRRNCCKVISSPKKGENRSMTINVGVCREGEFAKI